The genome window ACAGAGTGCTGATTTTAGTAAATCAGACTTAGCTGTTATTGGGGATAAAAATTCAGCCACAACAACTTTAGCGATACCGGATGAACAGTTATTTTATGAAAATTTGCGGCCTAAGTCTCATTTTTATTCTCTTCGGACTCAACTGGAATTAATGCTCGATCCGCAGCAGCGTCAAGAGTATGAAGATTATATCCTTGAGCAAGGGCCAATAGCGGGTCATAAAAGTTTAGTATCGTCGAACTTGGAAAAAGCGTCTAATTTGGCTGTTGCTAATCTTTTTTACTATTTCAAAGTCCGAGATGAATCGGAAGACGAATCAGAATTAGATTCTGATGCAACTACAACTGATACCACTACTCCTAACGTTTTTGCTGAATCTTCCCCAAGTGGTAAGGTTAAGCAGCAAATTTATGAAAAAGTCAAAGCGATTGTTGCCAAGCAGCTAGAAGTTGATGCAAGTGAAGTCACCATCAATGCTAATTTTGCCAATGATTTAGGAGCCGATTTTCTCGATGCAGTAGAGCTAATGATCGCAATCGAGGAGGAATTCGACATTGAAATTCCCGCTGAAGATTCGGAAAACATAACAACAGTTCAACAGGCTGTTGATTACATTTACAAAAAAGTTGCTGATTAAAAAGCAAAGACAGTAACCCAGTTCAAATTCCTAGGCAGCCTATTTCTCGATCCCGATAACCCCGCCTCAGATGGATAGGGGCAATCTTCTTAGAAAGTTAGCGCCGGCATCCTACGGTGTACACACAAGTCTTCTCTACTTACGTTTGAGGCTAATAAGCCCCCTAAATCCCCC of Microcoleus sp. FACHB-68 contains these proteins:
- the acpP gene encoding acyl carrier protein, which translates into the protein MYEKVKAIVAKQLEVDASEVTINANFANDLGADFLDAVELMIAIEEEFDIEIPAEDSENITTVQQAVDYIYKKVAD